A genomic region of Leptolyngbya sp. NIES-2104 contains the following coding sequences:
- a CDS encoding Uma2 family endonuclease: MSATLIQSPDRVILRNISWQSYQSLVRDFESEPCLRLTYDRGTLEIRMPLDPHESFKKLLGRLIEAATEELDLEIRSLGSRTCDREDLSKGLEPDQCYYIQNEAQVRGVAQINLGHFPPPDLAVEVDITSSSLNRFSIYAALNVPEVWRFDGESLTIYSLQAGEYQICDRSLALPILTAADVMRFLGQYSSIGENRLIKQFRQWVRNH; this comes from the coding sequence ATGAGTGCAACTCTGATTCAAAGTCCCGATCGAGTCATCTTACGAAACATTAGCTGGCAGTCTTACCAGTCTCTTGTGCGTGACTTTGAGTCAGAGCCTTGTTTGCGTCTGACTTACGATCGTGGAACTTTAGAAATTCGGATGCCACTTGATCCACACGAATCCTTTAAGAAATTGCTGGGACGATTGATCGAGGCAGCGACCGAAGAACTTGATCTAGAGATTCGCAGTCTGGGATCTCGGACGTGCGATCGCGAAGATTTATCCAAAGGATTAGAGCCGGATCAGTGCTATTACATTCAAAACGAAGCACAGGTTCGCGGTGTTGCTCAAATTAATTTAGGGCACTTTCCGCCGCCTGATTTAGCGGTTGAAGTGGACATTACTTCGAGTTCACTCAATCGCTTCTCGATTTATGCTGCTTTGAACGTGCCGGAAGTGTGGCGATTTGATGGGGAATCGTTGACGATTTACTCGTTGCAAGCAGGAGAATATCAGATTTGCGATCGCAGTCTTGCGTTACCGATTCTCACCGCAGCGGATGTGATGCGCTTTCTGGGACAGTATTCTAGTATTGGTGAGAATCGTTTGATTAAGCAGTTTCGGCAGTGGGTTCGTAATCACTGA
- a CDS encoding RNA methyltransferase, translating into MLTSLQNPLIKQLRKLHRTKERREQQVFLLEGTHLIEEALAIDLSFLTVCCTESWQAQHQNLFEQLPDRSERLELVSPEVLKAIATTVEPDGIVATIKHFHTRPVEFSQLGLVLETIQDPGNLGTIIRTAAAAGVEGLWLNEDCADIENPKVLRSSAGQWFRLPMSIRSSLKSEIAIAKSQGMQIIATVPTATKTYWEIDFSQPSLILMGNEGAGLSPELLNLADVQATIPLAEGVESLNVAIATALMLYEARRQRGQ; encoded by the coding sequence ATGTTAACCAGTCTGCAAAACCCGTTAATTAAACAACTCCGAAAGCTTCACCGCACCAAAGAACGACGGGAGCAACAAGTTTTCTTACTCGAAGGAACGCATTTAATTGAGGAAGCTTTAGCGATCGATCTCTCTTTTCTCACGGTCTGCTGCACCGAATCTTGGCAAGCTCAGCATCAGAATTTGTTTGAACAATTGCCCGATCGATCCGAGCGATTGGAACTCGTTAGCCCAGAAGTGCTAAAAGCGATCGCCACCACCGTCGAACCGGATGGAATTGTTGCCACGATCAAGCATTTTCACACTCGCCCAGTCGAATTTTCTCAACTCGGTTTAGTCCTCGAAACGATTCAAGATCCTGGCAATCTAGGCACGATTATCCGAACTGCCGCTGCTGCTGGAGTTGAAGGACTTTGGTTAAATGAAGACTGTGCGGATATCGAAAATCCGAAAGTTTTACGATCGTCAGCGGGTCAATGGTTTCGTTTACCGATGTCCATTCGGTCTAGTTTGAAAAGCGAGATTGCGATCGCGAAATCCCAAGGAATGCAAATCATCGCCACCGTTCCCACAGCAACAAAAACCTATTGGGAAATCGACTTTTCTCAACCGAGTTTAATTCTGATGGGAAACGAAGGAGCCGGACTTTCACCCGAATTATTAAACCTCGCGGATGTCCAAGCGACAATTCCGTTAGCGGAAGGCGTTGAATCTTTGAATGTTGCGATCGCGACTGCTCTAATGCTTTATGAAGCCCGAAGGCAGCGCGGTCAGTGA
- a CDS encoding ABC transporter substrate-binding protein — protein MLRKIWRSLILSVLCLSVLIGCTPSETATTETGRITIGTTATVSTLDPADAYNTFAGNLLYNLGDRLYRYKPGTGELEPQLATALPKVNADRLTYTIPLRKGVVFHDGEPFNAKAMEFSLKRFIENGGGPSFLLADVIDSVSAVGDDQLVIKLQKPFAGFPSLLAFSGACAVSPKAYKIGEKAFESKTFVGTGPYKLVKFGNDSIVFDANDQYWGGKPANRGVNVQFFSSAANLFNAFRTGAIDVAGQGLAIEQVRNLRENASENTWKMLERSGSGIDYLSLNVKSPPLDRLEVRQAIAAMVDRPILESRIFRGQVEPLYSLLPNSLREQKPVFKELGDRNIDKARKLLTKAGYSESKPLQVELWYRSNVSSDGLAATTLRAIVQKYLGNLMQVQLNSVESVTANANVESGAYPIFLWDWSPDFLDADNYIQPFMECAKGSAQKGCEKGSTVVQGSFYYNDRVNELIDRSRKEQNPEARKRLFEELQTILVNEVPFIPLWQNKDVLFVQKNIQNATLEVTQKVPFATMKKV, from the coding sequence ATGCTGAGAAAAATTTGGCGATCGCTGATCCTCTCTGTTCTCTGCTTGTCCGTTCTGATCGGTTGCACTCCATCTGAAACGGCAACCACCGAAACCGGACGAATTACGATCGGTACCACTGCCACGGTTAGCACACTCGATCCAGCCGATGCTTACAACACGTTTGCAGGCAACTTATTGTATAACTTAGGCGATCGACTTTATCGCTACAAACCGGGTACAGGTGAGTTAGAGCCACAATTAGCAACAGCATTACCTAAAGTGAATGCGGATCGGTTGACTTATACGATTCCATTGCGAAAGGGAGTTGTATTTCATGATGGTGAACCGTTTAATGCAAAAGCGATGGAGTTTTCGTTGAAGCGGTTTATTGAAAATGGTGGAGGACCTTCGTTTTTATTAGCAGATGTGATTGATTCAGTTTCTGCTGTCGGAGACGATCAATTAGTCATTAAGTTACAAAAACCGTTTGCTGGATTCCCTTCACTACTTGCATTTTCGGGCGCATGTGCAGTTTCTCCCAAAGCTTACAAAATTGGAGAGAAAGCTTTCGAGTCGAAAACGTTTGTTGGGACTGGACCTTACAAATTGGTGAAGTTTGGCAATGATTCGATCGTGTTCGATGCCAATGATCAGTATTGGGGTGGTAAACCTGCGAATCGGGGCGTGAATGTTCAGTTTTTCTCAAGTGCTGCAAATTTATTTAATGCGTTTCGGACAGGTGCGATCGATGTTGCAGGTCAAGGTCTTGCGATCGAACAAGTTCGTAATCTCAGAGAGAACGCAAGTGAGAATACTTGGAAGATGCTTGAGCGATCAGGAAGTGGAATCGATTATTTAAGCTTGAATGTGAAATCTCCGCCGCTCGATCGCCTTGAAGTGCGACAAGCGATCGCGGCAATGGTCGATCGTCCCATTCTCGAAAGTCGGATTTTTCGGGGGCAGGTTGAGCCTTTATACAGCTTGCTTCCAAATAGTTTGCGTGAACAGAAACCTGTGTTTAAGGAATTGGGCGATCGCAATATCGATAAAGCTCGAAAGCTATTAACCAAAGCGGGCTATTCTGAATCGAAGCCGCTGCAAGTTGAACTGTGGTATCGATCGAACGTTTCGAGTGATGGACTGGCAGCGACGACTTTAAGAGCGATCGTGCAAAAGTATCTTGGTAATTTGATGCAAGTTCAACTTAATAGCGTTGAATCGGTGACAGCAAACGCGAATGTAGAGAGTGGTGCATATCCGATCTTTTTGTGGGATTGGTCGCCGGATTTTCTCGATGCAGATAACTATATTCAGCCGTTTATGGAATGTGCTAAAGGGTCAGCACAGAAAGGCTGTGAGAAAGGATCAACCGTGGTGCAAGGGTCGTTTTATTACAACGATCGAGTGAATGAATTAATCGATCGAAGTCGCAAAGAACAGAATCCGGAAGCTCGGAAGCGGCTATTTGAAGAGCTACAAACGATTTTGGTGAATGAGGTGCCATTCATTCCGCTGTGGCAAAACAAAGATGTTTTATTTGTGCAGAAGAACATTCAAAATGCGACTTTGGAAGTGACGCAGAAGGTTCCATTTGCAACGATGAAGAAGGTTTAA
- a CDS encoding HEAT repeat domain-containing protein, whose product MASRTRQLFSFASQVTLLCLTVAFSPIAVSAQTSPAEIRKLAATEQSQSAIAALRKLGKPAIDNLVSLAKNSKEPQRSRVFAIWALGELNARTATPVLMEAIESPSKEVRLATLAALSKIEEPGKEAIPPLVSVLRDKDADIRIGAVQALGNFGSAAKDVVPELINRLTDPNRTVQVKAINAIGAIGTEAKLAVSPLTDALNAPERDVRLAAIVTLGKLGVEAKSAVPLLAKLLSDPDLEIRVKTASTLGSFEKEAIAAVPQLRQALQHPDRNTRSWAAVALGRIGADAKLAVPELTQALKDPDKDVRSQATIALGRIGLEARSALPDLVNGLKDENAGVRTNAAASISRLAGVLQDKAAKLSATDLVTAFGALEMALTTLEDPSARFNEDVTDMVRRAVKSLRNEKDSRLFERVLEWSQANPAIALIGLYILSMPSLWLIVLLIRPLWLLKLNNALQPYTDFEIPSPLGGSIKIPLRFVLFIGWLHYHPRVLDSWVKKQIEVAREAFAHKNTVSDRKVYIPIPVVMDGTAIAELCSYDLHMTFWDGRQCLLIWGEGGIGKTSLACQLAKWAMSDSKFERLSRHRMLPVLIEQELDFKLPGEKSPFREAIRGQLQALIDAAEPITDEFLEKLLRQRRILVIVDRLSELSEETRQEIRPGHPDFPANALIVTSRVEETLDEVPKTTVKPLRIEGNRLSSFLEAYLNQRHKRELFTDPEYFDACGQLSRMVGQRNITVLLAKLYAEQMIAKKEGSEGILPDNIPDLMLSYLNELNRDTAEDEPDNLTVHEDTKIIAWECLKHYYRPAPTKREAILNALQSQTEADEETVKARLKHLEKRLRIVQAIGPAQDQICFALDPLAECLAALHLVEQYQSDRALWSQWLMQADAMPGSPDTIQGFLLAMRDCCLTRSTEIDVPDFVMEQLGQRVGLSAEVLRKSQVDQRLRRLTPMLSAGDTIARVEAIRELGELGSASKDVLPALVREFQDRDWCIRREVARAIGHIGPEARTAIPALVERLRDDDRRVSSEAIATLGKLGVSSIPALVSALDAKAPYVRSSAAWVLASFNSAAKPAIPALIAALKDEDWQVRWVAAYALGCIGHEAKSAIPALIEAFRGEYELVSKEASRTLWRISGEAETIVAAMGELHQMSDRN is encoded by the coding sequence ATGGCATCGCGCACCCGTCAACTGTTCTCATTTGCCAGCCAGGTTACGTTACTTTGTTTGACCGTTGCTTTCAGTCCGATCGCAGTTTCTGCCCAAACCAGCCCCGCAGAAATTCGCAAATTAGCAGCGACAGAACAGTCTCAATCGGCGATCGCGGCTCTTAGAAAGCTCGGCAAACCTGCGATCGATAATTTAGTCAGTCTTGCGAAGAATTCAAAAGAACCACAGCGATCGAGAGTATTTGCAATCTGGGCACTGGGTGAACTAAACGCCCGGACTGCAACTCCGGTGTTGATGGAAGCGATCGAGAGTCCTTCTAAGGAAGTTCGCTTAGCGACTCTGGCGGCGTTATCAAAAATCGAAGAGCCTGGAAAAGAAGCCATTCCGCCGTTGGTAAGCGTGCTGCGTGATAAAGATGCCGATATCCGAATCGGAGCCGTTCAAGCTTTGGGGAATTTTGGCAGTGCGGCAAAAGATGTAGTTCCAGAGCTAATCAATCGATTGACTGATCCGAATCGAACTGTGCAAGTGAAAGCGATTAATGCGATCGGGGCAATCGGAACCGAGGCAAAACTAGCGGTGTCACCGTTGACCGATGCGTTAAATGCACCAGAACGAGACGTGCGACTCGCCGCGATCGTGACGCTTGGAAAGTTAGGAGTAGAAGCCAAATCAGCCGTTCCGCTCTTAGCAAAATTGCTCAGCGATCCAGATTTAGAAATTCGGGTGAAAACGGCATCCACACTCGGAAGCTTTGAGAAAGAAGCGATCGCAGCCGTTCCGCAACTCAGACAGGCATTGCAGCATCCCGATCGCAATACTCGGTCTTGGGCGGCAGTCGCACTCGGTCGCATCGGAGCCGATGCAAAATTAGCGGTGCCCGAACTCACTCAAGCGTTAAAAGATCCAGATAAAGATGTGCGATCGCAGGCGACGATTGCACTCGGTCGAATTGGACTCGAAGCGCGATCGGCGTTACCCGATTTAGTCAATGGACTAAAAGATGAAAACGCGGGTGTACGAACGAACGCGGCAGCATCAATTTCTCGACTGGCAGGCGTGTTGCAGGATAAAGCGGCAAAGTTATCAGCGACCGATTTAGTGACCGCTTTCGGAGCTTTGGAAATGGCTTTAACGACGTTAGAAGATCCAAGCGCTCGATTTAACGAAGATGTGACGGATATGGTTCGTCGAGCGGTCAAATCGTTGAGAAACGAAAAGGATTCCCGTCTGTTTGAGCGGGTTCTAGAGTGGTCACAGGCGAATCCTGCGATCGCATTAATCGGTCTGTATATATTATCGATGCCATCTCTATGGTTGATAGTATTGCTTATTCGTCCGCTCTGGTTACTCAAACTCAATAACGCACTGCAACCTTATACAGATTTTGAAATTCCCAGCCCTTTAGGAGGAAGTATCAAAATTCCGTTGCGCTTTGTGTTGTTTATTGGTTGGCTTCACTATCATCCTCGCGTGTTAGATTCTTGGGTGAAAAAGCAAATTGAAGTTGCACGAGAAGCATTCGCGCATAAGAATACGGTCAGCGATCGTAAAGTCTACATTCCGATTCCGGTGGTGATGGATGGAACTGCGATCGCAGAACTCTGTAGCTATGATTTGCACATGACATTCTGGGATGGGCGGCAATGCTTACTAATCTGGGGCGAAGGCGGTATCGGTAAAACGAGTCTCGCCTGTCAGTTAGCAAAATGGGCAATGTCTGATAGCAAATTCGAGCGGTTAAGTCGTCATCGCATGTTACCTGTGTTGATCGAGCAAGAATTAGACTTCAAGCTGCCAGGAGAAAAGAGTCCATTTCGGGAAGCCATTCGCGGACAGTTGCAAGCTCTAATCGATGCGGCAGAGCCGATTACCGATGAGTTTCTCGAAAAGCTTTTGAGGCAGCGACGGATTTTAGTAATTGTCGATCGCTTATCTGAACTAAGCGAAGAAACGCGTCAAGAAATTCGTCCCGGACACCCAGATTTTCCCGCTAATGCGCTGATCGTGACTTCGCGAGTGGAAGAAACGCTAGACGAAGTTCCCAAAACGACTGTAAAACCGCTCCGAATTGAAGGGAATCGCTTATCGTCATTTCTCGAAGCTTATCTCAATCAACGACACAAGCGAGAACTGTTCACCGATCCAGAATATTTTGATGCCTGCGGACAGCTATCGAGAATGGTCGGACAGCGAAACATCACCGTTCTCTTAGCAAAGCTCTACGCTGAGCAGATGATCGCGAAGAAAGAAGGTAGTGAAGGCATTTTGCCGGATAACATTCCAGACTTAATGTTGAGCTATCTCAATGAGTTAAATCGCGACACCGCAGAAGATGAACCAGACAATTTAACCGTTCACGAAGATACCAAGATTATTGCTTGGGAATGTCTGAAACACTATTACCGTCCCGCTCCTACAAAACGAGAAGCGATTCTAAATGCACTACAATCTCAAACTGAAGCTGATGAGGAAACCGTTAAAGCTAGACTAAAACATTTAGAAAAGCGATTGCGGATTGTTCAAGCGATCGGTCCGGCTCAAGATCAAATCTGTTTCGCGCTCGATCCACTTGCAGAATGTTTGGCAGCGCTGCATTTAGTTGAACAATATCAAAGCGATCGAGCATTGTGGAGTCAGTGGTTAATGCAAGCAGACGCGATGCCCGGTTCACCTGACACGATTCAAGGCTTTCTCTTAGCCATGCGTGATTGTTGTCTGACTCGTAGTACTGAGATAGATGTGCCCGACTTTGTAATGGAACAATTAGGGCAGCGAGTTGGACTGAGTGCAGAAGTCTTACGCAAATCGCAGGTTGATCAACGCCTGAGACGACTCACTCCGATGCTTTCCGCTGGAGATACGATCGCTCGCGTAGAAGCGATTCGAGAACTGGGCGAACTAGGGTCTGCTTCTAAAGATGTGTTGCCTGCTTTAGTGCGGGAATTTCAAGATCGCGATTGGTGCATTCGGCGGGAAGTCGCAAGAGCGATCGGGCATATCGGTCCTGAAGCGCGGACGGCAATTCCAGCACTGGTCGAACGGTTGCGGGATGACGATCGACGAGTCAGCAGTGAAGCGATCGCAACCCTTGGAAAATTGGGTGTGAGTTCGATTCCTGCTTTAGTGAGCGCTTTAGATGCAAAAGCGCCTTATGTTCGTAGCAGTGCAGCTTGGGTGTTAGCAAGTTTTAATTCAGCCGCAAAACCTGCGATTCCAGCACTGATCGCTGCACTGAAGGATGAAGATTGGCAAGTTCGATGGGTGGCGGCTTATGCACTTGGCTGTATTGGTCATGAAGCAAAATCAGCGATTCCAGCACTAATCGAGGCGTTTCGGGGTGAATATGAGCTAGTGAGTAAGGAAGCGAGTCGCACTTTATGGCGGATTAGTGGAGAAGCGGAAACGATCGTAGCGGCAATGGGTGAATTGCATCAAATGAGCGATCGAAATTAG
- the wecB gene encoding non-hydrolyzing UDP-N-acetylglucosamine 2-epimerase: protein MLKLPIPVCLIVGTRPEAIKMAPVIQAFARSPLFETQVVLTGQHREMVDQVMQLFDLSAQHDLAIMQPKQTLTDITCWALRGLEELFQTIQPKMVLVQGDTTTAFAAALAAFYQKILVGHVEAGLRTENVFNPYPEEANRRLVSQITQLHFAPTALSVENLKRSNVLGEIHQTGNTVIDALLAVADRNPPCDIPGLDWSKYRTILATVHRRENWGQPLEDIAQGFLKVLNQFEDTALLLPLHRNPTVREPLTAILGNHPRVFLTEPLDYTDLVGAMKRSYLLLTDSGGIQEEAPSLGKPVLVLRETTERPEAVMAGTAKLIGTDSDNILKEAGELLSSSIAYQTMANAVSPFGDGLASERIVQIVERYLSERLS from the coding sequence ATGCTTAAGTTGCCGATTCCAGTTTGTCTGATTGTGGGAACGCGTCCCGAAGCGATTAAGATGGCTCCGGTGATTCAGGCGTTTGCACGATCGCCCCTGTTCGAGACGCAAGTTGTGCTCACCGGTCAGCACCGCGAAATGGTCGATCAAGTGATGCAACTGTTCGATCTATCAGCACAGCATGATCTCGCGATTATGCAACCGAAGCAGACCCTGACCGATATTACCTGCTGGGCATTGCGCGGATTGGAGGAACTGTTTCAAACGATCCAGCCCAAAATGGTCTTGGTGCAGGGAGATACAACGACTGCTTTTGCTGCGGCGCTGGCTGCGTTTTATCAGAAAATTCTGGTGGGTCATGTGGAAGCGGGATTGCGAACCGAGAATGTTTTCAATCCGTATCCTGAAGAGGCAAATCGAAGATTGGTTTCGCAAATTACACAGCTTCACTTCGCGCCGACAGCGTTATCAGTTGAGAATTTAAAGCGATCGAACGTTTTGGGCGAGATTCATCAAACCGGAAATACAGTGATCGATGCGCTGCTGGCGGTTGCCGATCGCAATCCTCCCTGTGATATCCCCGGTTTAGATTGGTCGAAGTACCGGACGATTTTGGCAACGGTGCATCGTCGAGAAAACTGGGGGCAACCGCTAGAAGATATTGCCCAAGGATTTCTCAAAGTCCTGAATCAGTTTGAAGATACGGCTTTGCTGCTTCCGCTTCATCGCAATCCGACGGTTCGCGAACCATTGACCGCAATTTTGGGCAATCATCCGCGAGTCTTTCTCACTGAACCATTGGATTATACCGATCTCGTTGGCGCGATGAAACGATCGTATTTATTGCTGACCGATTCGGGAGGCATCCAAGAAGAAGCACCGAGTTTGGGTAAACCTGTCTTGGTGCTGCGGGAAACGACGGAGCGCCCTGAAGCAGTGATGGCGGGAACAGCGAAATTAATCGGGACGGATTCGGACAATATCTTGAAAGAGGCGGGCGAACTATTGAGTAGTTCGATCGCCTATCAAACAATGGCAAATGCGGTCAGTCCGTTTGGGGATGGATTGGCTTCGGAACGCATTGTGCAAATCGTGGAACGCTATTTGTCTGAGCGTTTAAGCTAA